One genomic window of Bradyrhizobium sp. CCGE-LA001 includes the following:
- a CDS encoding LysR family transcriptional regulator, which translates to MPRTRDGFTDMDWDKLKVFHAAAEAGSFTHAGEQLGLSQSAVSRQVSALEQELSVSLFHRHARGLILTEQGDLLFRTAHDVFMQLQAARAKLTDSRERPSGDLKITTTPGVGINWLIPRLGEFTALYPEIRISLIVTDEELDLSMREADVAIRTRKPTQPDLIQRKLFAMGFHAYCSPEYIKRFGTPRTLEELDSHRIITLSDGNFAPHLQNRNWLVEAARNGSGPREAYFKVNNILGLVRACQQGLGIAALPDYLVEEQSKLVQLFGESDSIQLDTYFVYPEELKTVARVQVFRDFVVSKAQRWPS; encoded by the coding sequence ATGCCCCGAACACGCGACGGATTTACGGATATGGACTGGGACAAGCTGAAGGTGTTTCACGCAGCGGCGGAAGCGGGCAGCTTCACGCATGCCGGCGAGCAGCTCGGCCTGTCGCAATCGGCGGTGTCGCGCCAGGTCTCGGCGCTGGAGCAGGAGCTCTCGGTCTCGCTGTTCCATCGCCACGCCCGCGGCCTGATCCTGACCGAGCAGGGCGACCTGCTCTTCCGCACCGCGCATGACGTGTTCATGCAGCTGCAGGCGGCGCGCGCCAAGCTCACCGACAGCCGCGAGCGGCCGAGCGGCGACCTCAAGATCACCACGACGCCCGGCGTCGGCATCAATTGGCTGATCCCGCGGCTCGGCGAGTTCACGGCGCTCTATCCCGAGATCCGGATCTCGCTGATCGTCACCGACGAGGAGCTGGATCTGTCGATGCGCGAGGCGGATGTGGCGATCCGCACCCGCAAGCCGACGCAGCCGGATCTGATCCAGCGTAAATTGTTCGCGATGGGATTCCATGCCTATTGCTCGCCGGAATACATCAAGCGCTTCGGCACGCCGCGCACGCTGGAGGAGCTCGACTCCCACCGCATCATCACGCTCTCTGACGGCAACTTCGCGCCGCATCTGCAGAACCGCAACTGGCTGGTCGAAGCCGCGCGCAACGGCTCGGGTCCGCGCGAGGCTTACTTCAAGGTCAACAACATCCTCGGCCTCGTGCGCGCCTGCCAGCAGGGGCTCGGCATCGCAGCGCTGCCCGACTATCTCGTCGAGGAACAGAGCAAGCTGGTGCAGCTGTTCGGCGAGTCCGATTCGATCCAGCTCGACACCTACTTCGTCTATCCCGAGGAGCTGAAGACGGTCGCGCGCGTGCAAGTGTTCCGCGACTTCGTGGTGAGCAAAGCACAGCGCTGGCCGTCCTGA
- a CDS encoding AEC family transporter has product MATLLIVAPVFALIAAGYASVLFRFVSEGAHKGISEFAFSIAIPALLFRTIVVSEFPDVSPYRMWGAYYGALAITWLAAMAVSALLRRQRASGEDGVVFAIGSVYGNIVMLGIPLVLSALGNEAAGPMALILSVNTPLLWLCGTLQMEFVSRKHNGSMLSIIWPVIADLSRNPLMLAIGFGVIWRFTGLGLTPVVDRTIELLAQAGSPTALIALGINLFRFEVKGEKLSILVMCALKLAAMPAAAFVLARLFDLPPVAAGVVVLFAAMPTGANAYIFAVQYQRLVNPVSGAVALGTLLAAVTLPVVVWVVTR; this is encoded by the coding sequence ATGGCCACCTTGCTGATCGTCGCGCCGGTGTTCGCGCTGATCGCGGCCGGCTATGCATCGGTGCTGTTTCGCTTCGTCTCCGAGGGCGCGCACAAGGGCATCAGCGAATTCGCCTTCAGCATCGCGATCCCCGCGCTGCTGTTCCGCACCATCGTCGTCTCGGAATTCCCTGATGTCAGCCCCTACAGGATGTGGGGCGCCTATTACGGCGCGCTCGCGATCACCTGGCTCGCGGCGATGGCGGTCTCGGCGCTGCTGCGCCGGCAGCGCGCCAGCGGCGAGGACGGCGTCGTGTTCGCGATCGGGTCGGTCTACGGCAACATCGTGATGCTCGGCATCCCGCTCGTGCTCTCCGCGCTCGGCAACGAGGCCGCCGGACCGATGGCGCTGATCCTGTCGGTGAACACGCCGCTGCTGTGGCTGTGCGGCACGCTGCAGATGGAGTTCGTCAGCCGCAAGCACAACGGATCGATGCTTTCGATCATCTGGCCCGTGATCGCCGACCTTTCGCGCAACCCGTTGATGCTGGCGATCGGCTTCGGCGTGATCTGGCGCTTCACTGGCCTGGGCCTCACCCCCGTGGTCGACCGCACCATCGAGCTGCTGGCGCAGGCGGGCTCGCCGACCGCGCTGATCGCGCTCGGCATCAATCTGTTTCGCTTCGAGGTGAAGGGCGAGAAGCTGAGCATCCTGGTGATGTGCGCGCTCAAGCTCGCGGCCATGCCGGCAGCCGCCTTCGTGCTGGCAAGACTGTTCGACCTGCCGCCGGTCGCCGCCGGCGTCGTCGTGCTGTTCGCGGCGATGCCGACGGGCGCGAACGCCTACATCTTCGCGGTGCAATATCAGCGGCTGGTCAACCCTGTCTCAGGCGCGGTGGCGCTGGGCACGCTGCTGGCGGCGGTGACGTTGCCGGTGGTGGTGTGGGTGGTGACGCGGTGA
- a CDS encoding 4-hydroxy-tetrahydrodipicolinate synthase family protein, producing MTGLRDQLHGLWLPLVTPFRDGRLDEISLRRLTRHYCGQAVDGFILGATSGEGMTLREAELERLVAIVRDEMAAGRRTLPICLGLSGADTSRLQDRLDETADWPIDGYLIASPYYLRPSQRGLLAHFEALADHAAWPIALYNIPYRTSVNITNQTLLRLAEHRNIVGLKDCGASREQSIALLRDRPKDFRVLTGEDANYFEALTDGADGGIVLSAHVETATFAAVHAELERGNRDAAQARWQEVAELTRLLFTEPSPAPAKYWLWRSGLIDSPEVRLPIVEVSSELAATIDREIERRMQVAA from the coding sequence ATGACCGGACTACGCGACCAATTGCACGGGCTGTGGCTGCCGCTGGTGACGCCGTTTCGCGACGGCCGTCTCGACGAGATCTCGCTGCGGCGGCTGACGCGGCATTATTGCGGACAGGCCGTCGACGGCTTCATCCTGGGGGCAACCTCCGGTGAAGGCATGACGCTGCGCGAGGCCGAGCTCGAGCGCCTCGTCGCCATCGTCCGCGACGAGATGGCGGCCGGCCGCAGGACGTTGCCGATCTGCCTCGGGCTCTCGGGCGCCGACACCTCGCGGCTGCAGGATCGCCTCGACGAGACCGCGGACTGGCCGATCGACGGCTACCTGATCGCGAGCCCCTATTATTTGCGCCCCTCGCAGCGCGGATTGCTCGCGCATTTCGAGGCACTGGCCGATCACGCGGCCTGGCCGATTGCGCTCTACAACATTCCCTATCGGACCTCGGTGAACATCACCAACCAGACGCTGCTGCGTCTGGCCGAGCATAGGAATATCGTCGGCCTCAAGGATTGCGGCGCGAGCCGCGAGCAGTCGATCGCGCTGCTGCGCGACAGGCCGAAGGATTTTCGCGTGCTCACCGGCGAGGACGCGAACTATTTCGAGGCGCTCACCGACGGCGCCGACGGCGGCATCGTGCTCTCGGCCCATGTCGAGACCGCGACGTTTGCGGCGGTCCATGCCGAGCTCGAGCGCGGCAACCGCGATGCGGCGCAGGCGCGCTGGCAGGAGGTCGCCGAATTGACGCGGCTGCTGTTCACTGAACCCAGTCCCGCCCCAGCAAAGTACTGGCTGTGGCGCAGCGGCCTGATAGACAGCCCCGAGGTGCGCCTGCCGATAGTGGAGGTGAGCAGCGAGCTCGCGGCTACCATCGATCGCGAGATCGAGCGACGGATGCAGGTCGCGGCGTAA
- a CDS encoding Lrp/AsnC family transcriptional regulator, whose protein sequence is MSRNLDEIDLKILTEIQADGRITNVELAKRVGISPPPCLRRVRALEEEGYIHGYRGLLDARKLGFDVTVFAAVHLSSQAEADLRAFEAFVRAEPLVRECWMLSGEVDFILKCVAPDMATFQDFVTHLTAAPHVRNVRTSLVLHNSKYEAAVPLEVKGRR, encoded by the coding sequence GTGTCGCGGAACCTAGACGAGATCGACCTGAAGATTCTCACCGAGATTCAGGCCGACGGTCGAATCACGAATGTCGAACTGGCCAAGCGCGTCGGCATCTCGCCGCCCCCCTGCCTGCGCCGCGTCCGGGCGCTGGAGGAGGAGGGCTACATCCACGGCTATCGGGGTCTCCTCGACGCCCGCAAGCTCGGCTTCGACGTCACCGTGTTCGCCGCCGTTCACCTGTCCAGCCAGGCCGAAGCGGATTTGCGCGCCTTCGAGGCCTTCGTCCGCGCCGAGCCCCTGGTGCGGGAATGCTGGATGCTGTCGGGCGAGGTCGATTTCATCCTGAAATGCGTCGCCCCCGACATGGCGACGTTCCAGGATTTCGTCACCCACCTCACCGCCGCGCCCCACGTCCGCAACGTGCGCACCTCGCTGGTGCTGCACAATTCCAAATACGAGGCGGCCGTGCCGCTCGAGGTGAAGGGACGGAGGTAA
- a CDS encoding CaiB/BaiF CoA transferase family protein, which translates to MQRNEAELPLSGVTVVSLEQAIAAPLASRHLADWGARVIKIERPGTGDFCRDYDHVMNGMSSQFVWTNRSKESLAIDIKSPEGRKVLDALLPQADVFIQNLAPGAAERLGLDAASLLQKFPRIIACDVSGYGSGGPYSDKKAYDLLVQCEAGVLAVNGTEAEPAKVGLSVVDIATGMYILNGVLMALYRRERTGKGTAFQASLFDSITDWMSYPAFYTESTGRPLPRTGARHATIAPYGPFRVGDGSTIFFGIQNDREWRSLCNIVLGDTGFADHPNFRTNPLRMQNRTDLEAHIEQHFASLTGDEVLRLLDEASIANAHLNSVEAFLKHEQLHARGRVQSVGSPCGPVTSFLPALTIPGVTPRMDPVPDVGEHNEAILRELGLGGEN; encoded by the coding sequence ATGCAGAGGAATGAGGCGGAGCTGCCGCTTTCGGGCGTGACCGTGGTCTCGCTCGAGCAGGCGATCGCGGCGCCGCTGGCCAGCCGGCATCTGGCCGATTGGGGCGCGCGGGTGATCAAGATCGAGCGGCCCGGCACTGGGGATTTCTGCCGCGACTACGATCATGTGATGAACGGCATGTCGAGCCAGTTCGTCTGGACCAATCGCTCCAAGGAGAGCCTAGCCATCGACATCAAAAGCCCCGAGGGGCGCAAGGTGCTCGACGCGCTGCTGCCGCAGGCGGACGTGTTCATCCAGAACTTGGCGCCCGGCGCGGCGGAGCGGCTCGGCCTCGATGCCGCGTCGCTGCTGCAAAAATTCCCGCGCATCATCGCCTGCGACGTCTCGGGCTATGGCAGCGGCGGCCCCTACAGCGACAAAAAGGCCTATGATTTGCTGGTGCAGTGCGAAGCCGGCGTGCTCGCCGTCAACGGCACCGAGGCGGAGCCCGCCAAGGTCGGGCTATCAGTGGTCGATATCGCGACCGGCATGTACATCCTCAACGGCGTGCTGATGGCGCTGTATCGCCGCGAGCGGACCGGCAAGGGCACCGCGTTCCAGGCCTCGCTGTTCGATTCCATCACGGACTGGATGAGCTATCCCGCCTTCTACACTGAGAGCACGGGCCGGCCGCTGCCGCGCACCGGCGCGCGGCACGCGACCATCGCGCCTTACGGCCCGTTCCGCGTCGGCGACGGCAGCACGATCTTCTTCGGCATCCAGAACGATCGCGAATGGCGTTCGCTGTGCAACATCGTGCTCGGCGACACCGGCTTCGCCGACCATCCTAACTTCCGAACCAATCCGCTGCGGATGCAGAACCGGACCGATCTGGAGGCGCATATCGAGCAGCACTTTGCCTCATTGACCGGGGACGAGGTGCTGCGGCTGCTGGATGAAGCTTCGATCGCGAATGCGCATCTGAACTCGGTCGAGGCCTTCCTGAAGCACGAGCAGCTGCATGCGCGCGGGCGCGTGCAGAGCGTGGGATCGCCGTGCGGGCCGGTGACGAGCTTCCTGCCGGCGCTCACCATTCCCGGCGTGACGCCGCGGATGGACCCGGTGCCTGATGTGGGCGAGCACAACGAGGCCATCCTGCGCGAGCTCGGCCTTGGCGGGGAGAACTGA
- the greA gene encoding transcription elongation factor GreA gives MEKVPMTQAGFVALGEELKKRQSEDRPRIIEHIAEARSHGDLSENAEYHAAKEEQSHNEGRIAELEDKLARADIIDISKLSGDTIKFGATVTLVDEDTEKKTVWQIVGEVEADAKKGRISITSPLARALIGKKKGATVEVNTPGGAKAYEITKVEWR, from the coding sequence ATGGAAAAGGTTCCGATGACCCAGGCCGGCTTTGTCGCGCTCGGGGAAGAATTGAAGAAGCGCCAGTCGGAGGATCGTCCGCGCATCATCGAGCATATCGCGGAGGCGCGCTCGCACGGAGACCTGTCGGAGAACGCGGAATATCATGCCGCGAAGGAAGAGCAGTCCCACAATGAAGGCCGCATCGCCGAGCTCGAGGACAAGCTCGCGCGCGCCGACATCATCGACATCTCGAAGCTCTCTGGCGACACCATCAAATTCGGCGCCACCGTGACGCTGGTCGACGAAGACACCGAGAAGAAGACGGTGTGGCAGATCGTCGGCGAGGTCGAGGCCGACGCCAAGAAGGGCCGCATCTCCATCACTTCGCCGCTCGCCCGCGCGCTGATCGGCAAGAAGAAAGGCGCCACGGTCGAGGTCAACACGCCGGGCGGCGCCAAGGCTTATGAGATCACCAAGGTGGAGTGGCGGTAA
- the trxB gene encoding thioredoxin-disulfide reductase — MSAPVHAKVVVIGSGPAGYTAAIYAARAMLEPILIQGIQPGGQLTITTDVENYPGFADVIQGPWLMEQMEKQAVHVGTRIVTDLVTRLDTSQRPFRLTCDSGDVYLADVVILATGAQARWLGLPSEAKFQGGGVSACATCDGFFYRNKEVVVVGGGNTAVEEALYLTNHASQVTIVHRRDHFRAERILQERLFKHPKIKVIWDSAVDEICGTENPNKVTHVRLKNVKTGALTDVKTDGVFIAIGHAPATELVKDTVKLKRSGYVEVAPNSTATSVPGLFAAGDVADETYRQAVTAAGLGCMAALEAERFLALRASERAAAE, encoded by the coding sequence ATGTCCGCTCCTGTTCATGCAAAGGTCGTTGTCATTGGCTCCGGCCCCGCCGGCTACACGGCGGCGATCTACGCCGCGCGCGCGATGCTCGAGCCAATCCTGATCCAGGGCATCCAGCCGGGCGGCCAGCTCACCATTACCACCGACGTCGAGAACTATCCGGGCTTCGCCGACGTGATCCAGGGCCCCTGGCTGATGGAGCAGATGGAGAAGCAGGCGGTCCATGTCGGCACCAGGATCGTCACCGACCTGGTCACCAGGCTGGACACGTCGCAGCGGCCGTTCCGCCTCACCTGCGACTCCGGTGACGTCTACCTCGCCGACGTCGTCATCCTCGCCACCGGCGCGCAGGCGCGCTGGCTCGGGCTGCCGTCCGAGGCGAAATTCCAGGGCGGCGGCGTCTCGGCCTGCGCCACCTGCGATGGCTTCTTCTACCGCAACAAGGAAGTCGTGGTGGTCGGCGGCGGCAATACCGCGGTCGAGGAAGCGCTGTACCTCACCAACCATGCCTCGCAGGTCACCATCGTGCATCGCCGCGATCACTTCCGCGCCGAGCGCATCCTGCAGGAGCGTCTGTTCAAGCATCCAAAGATCAAGGTGATCTGGGACTCCGCCGTCGACGAGATCTGCGGCACCGAAAACCCGAACAAGGTCACTCATGTGCGCCTCAAGAACGTCAAGACCGGCGCGCTGACGGACGTGAAGACCGACGGCGTTTTCATCGCCATTGGCCACGCCCCGGCAACCGAGCTCGTCAAGGACACGGTCAAGCTCAAACGGTCGGGCTATGTCGAGGTCGCACCGAACTCGACCGCCACCTCGGTGCCCGGCCTGTTCGCCGCCGGCGACGTCGCCGACGAGACCTATCGCCAGGCCGTGACGGCCGCCGGCCTCGGCTGCATGGCCGCACTCGAAGCCGAACGTTTCTTGGCCCTTCGCGCCAGCGAGCGCGCGGCAGCGGAATAG
- a CDS encoding HpcH/HpaI aldolase/citrate lyase family protein → MAPLRPSRAYLAVPAHRARLVAKAAASNADAVFMDLEDAVPPAEKGVALEEAVRSLSSLDWGEKRVAVRLNAVDSPFIADEIRTLAALPRLDAVIVPKAERAGDIVAIADRFHAAAPDRAAPVALDLLIETALGLVNVDALAAAHRSVAALHLGVGDLAASLGARTSDIGISPDGYRQVGSAQSGYASAPLDLFAYPMMRVLVAARAFGLRAIDGPCGAFRDARLTEASAQKAAAMGFDGKQVIHPDQIEPTLLAFTPSEDELAQARRVVEAMESAEAQGQGAVTLDGKMIDYANVRMARRIIELGS, encoded by the coding sequence ATGGCCCCGCTGCGGCCGAGCCGGGCCTATCTGGCTGTTCCCGCGCATCGCGCCCGTCTCGTCGCCAAGGCGGCGGCTTCAAACGCGGATGCGGTGTTCATGGATCTCGAAGACGCCGTGCCGCCCGCCGAGAAGGGCGTTGCGCTGGAGGAAGCGGTGCGCTCGCTGTCATCGCTCGACTGGGGCGAAAAGCGCGTCGCGGTCAGGCTCAATGCCGTCGACAGCCCGTTCATCGCGGATGAGATCCGCACGCTCGCGGCCCTGCCCCGGCTGGACGCGGTGATCGTGCCGAAGGCGGAGCGTGCCGGCGACATCGTCGCCATCGCCGATCGCTTCCACGCCGCCGCGCCGGACCGCGCCGCGCCCGTCGCGCTCGACCTGCTGATCGAGACCGCGCTCGGCCTCGTCAATGTCGACGCGCTCGCCGCCGCGCACAGAAGCGTCGCCGCGCTGCATCTCGGCGTCGGCGACCTCGCGGCCTCGCTCGGCGCCCGCACCTCCGACATCGGCATCTCGCCGGATGGCTACCGCCAAGTCGGCTCCGCGCAGAGCGGCTATGCCTCGGCACCGCTCGACCTGTTCGCCTATCCCATGATGCGCGTGCTGGTGGCCGCGCGCGCCTTCGGCCTGCGCGCCATCGACGGCCCCTGCGGCGCGTTCCGCGATGCCAGGCTGACCGAGGCCAGCGCGCAAAAGGCCGCCGCGATGGGTTTTGACGGCAAGCAGGTGATCCACCCTGATCAGATCGAGCCGACGCTGCTCGCCTTCACGCCGTCTGAAGACGAGCTGGCTCAGGCGCGGCGCGTGGTCGAGGCCATGGAGAGCGCGGAGGCGCAAGGCCAGGGCGCGGTGACGCTCGACGGCAAGATGATCGACTATGCCAATGTGCGGATGGCGCGGCGGATCATCGAGCTGGGATCTTAG
- a CDS encoding ParA family protein, with amino-acid sequence MNVIVFASRKGGSGKSTLAAHLAAQIKASKQVMLVDADPQGSLTLWHKLRGTNEPPIKAAVNSVSGIVSAAKRDGYEWVLIDTPPNLSAVVDDAIRNATMVIIPARPGVFDVNAVQETIQMCRAARKPYAVVLNGAPAKRDEAESPIVTIAREALAKFRAPVWGGQITNRSDLLMALSHGEGAREYQAESRAAQEIARLWAAIERSVKAIRGTASASGAMHKQAA; translated from the coding sequence ATGAACGTCATTGTTTTTGCATCGCGTAAAGGCGGCTCGGGCAAGAGTACCCTCGCCGCACATCTTGCCGCACAGATCAAGGCGAGCAAGCAGGTCATGCTCGTGGATGCAGATCCGCAGGGCTCGCTCACGCTGTGGCACAAGCTGCGCGGCACCAACGAACCGCCGATCAAGGCGGCCGTGAACTCAGTCAGCGGCATCGTCTCCGCAGCCAAGCGCGACGGTTATGAATGGGTGTTGATCGACACGCCGCCGAACCTGTCGGCCGTCGTCGACGACGCGATCAGGAACGCGACAATGGTGATCATTCCGGCGCGGCCCGGCGTGTTCGACGTCAACGCGGTGCAGGAGACCATCCAGATGTGCCGCGCCGCGCGCAAGCCCTACGCGGTCGTGCTCAACGGTGCGCCGGCCAAGCGCGACGAGGCCGAAAGCCCGATCGTCACCATCGCCCGCGAAGCGCTCGCGAAATTCCGCGCCCCGGTGTGGGGCGGCCAGATCACCAACCGTTCCGATTTGTTGATGGCGCTCAGCCACGGCGAAGGCGCGCGCGAGTACCAGGCCGAGAGCCGTGCGGCTCAGGAAATCGCGAGGCTGTGGGCGGCGATCGAGCGTTCAGTGAAGGCCATTCGCGGCACGGCGTCGGCATCCGGCGCAATGCACAAGCAGGCTGCCTAA